Below is a genomic region from Phycobacter azelaicus.
TGGGTCGCCGCGGGATGCTCCATGTGCGTGGGCATGAACGGCGACCTTGTGGCACCCGGCAAACGCTGCGCGTCGTCGACCAACCGCAATTTCCGTGGCCGCCAAGGCCCCGGCGCACGCACCCATCTCATGTCGCCTGCCATGGTGGCCGCGGCTGCCGTCACCGGCACAATCACAGACGTGCGGCCACTCTTGCACGGAAGGTCTGTTTAATGGCGGGCTGGAGCACACATTCGGGCCGTGCGATCGCCCTGCCCCTGCACAATGTTGACACCGATCAGCTGATCCCAGCACGTTTCATGTCCGCATCGCGCAGTGAAGGCTACGGAAAATTCCTGCTGCACGATATGCGGTTTGACGCTGACGGCGCAGAGATCGCCGACTTCCCCCTGAACCGTCATGAAGGCGCTAGCGTGCTTGTGGCTGGGCGCAACTTCGGCAGCGGCTCCTCACGCGAGGCGGCGGTCTATGCGCTGGTGGATGCCGGGATCACCGCCGTCATCGCGCCAAATTTCGGCGACATCTTTGCCAGCAACGCGGTGAACAATGGTCTT
It encodes:
- the leuD gene encoding 3-isopropylmalate dehydratase small subunit, encoding MAGWSTHSGRAIALPLHNVDTDQLIPARFMSASRSEGYGKFLLHDMRFDADGAEIADFPLNRHEGASVLVAGRNFGSGSSREAAVYALVDAGITAVIAPNFGDIFASNAVNNGLLPARLPEHEVTQLIDSLADQSAAVLIDLRAGELRIGDQGYAFELDDSWRTKLINGWDDIDLTLNHEDQIQTFKDQRFQTTRWAWPAAQDQEPPSKRAQ